From the genome of Armatimonadota bacterium:
AGACCACGAAACCACAAGCAAGGGCGAGAAATTCGAAGCAATAATGCGAAATACACCAGACACGGCCCTGAAACCGCCTGAGGTGTCTCTGTGAGCCCTGTTGATTTCCCCATGCGCCCCTCGCACTATTAGGTAAGGAAACTAGCACTCCGCACCCGAGAGTGCTAACTCAGTATTTCCAACTTCACCGACAGGAGGGTTAGGGCAAATGCCGGCAAAGCTGCTGCTCTACGACGAAAACGCGCGCCGTGCGCTGGAGCGTGGTGTGGAGAAGGTTGCCAGCGCGGTGCGCGTGACGCTGGGCCCGAAGGGCCGCAACGTGGTGCTGGAAAAAAAGTGGGGCTCCCCCACTATCACCAAGGACGGCGTCACCGTGGCCAAGGAAATCGAGCTGGAGGACCCCTACGAGAACATGGGGGCGCAGCTGGTCAAGGAGGTGGCCAGCAAGACCAACGACGCCGCCGGGGACGGGACCACCACGGCCACGGTCCTGGCCTGGGCAATGGTGCGGGAGGGCCTGAAGAACGTCGCCGCCGGGGCCAACCCTATGCTGCTCAAGCGCGGCATCGACAAGGCGGTGGACCGCGTGGTGGAGCACCTGAAGAGCAGCTCCATCCAGGTGGAAGGGCATGAGGACATCGCCCACGTGGCCGGCATCGCCGCCAACGATCCCGAGATCGGGGAGATCATTGCCGACGCCATGGACAAGGTGGGCAAAGACGGCGTGATCACCATTGAGGAGGGCAAGGGCATCGAGACCACGGTGGAGGTCGTGGAGGGGATGCAGTTCGACCGCGGCTACATCTCCCCTTACTTCATCACCGACCCCGACAAGATGGAGGCGGTGCTGGAGGAGCCCTTCATCCTGCTCACCGACAAGAAGATCTCCTCCGCCCGTGACATCGTCCCCATCATGGAGAAGGTGATCCGCCACGGCAAGCCTCTGGTGGTCATCGCCGAGGACGTGGAAGGCGAGGCCCTGGCCACGCTGGTGGTGAACAAGCTGCGCGGCGTGCTGCACAGCCTGGCGGTGAAGGCCCCCGGCTACGGCGACCGGCGCAAGGCCATGCTGCAGGACATGGCTGTGCTCACCGGCGGCAAGGTCATCTCCGACGACATCGGCATCAAGCTGGAGAACGTGGAGATGGACATGCTGGGCCGCGCCGACCGGGTGAAGGCCGACAAGGAGGACACAACCATCATCGGCGGCAAGGGGGACCGCAAGGACATCCAGGGCCGCATCGCCCAGATCAAGAAGGAGATCGAGGAGACCACCAGTGACTACGACCGGGAGAAGCTGCAGGAGCGCCTGGCCAAGCTGGCCGGAGGGGTAGCCGAGATCAAGGTGGGGGCGGCCACCGAGACGGAGATGAAGGAGAAGAAGCACCGCTTCGAGGACGCCCTTAACGCCACCAAGGCGGCGGTGGAGGAGGGGATCGTCCCGGGCGGCGGTGTCTCCTACGTCCGCGCTCTGGACGCCCTGGCCAAGGTGGAAGCCCCGGGCGACGAGGCCATCGGGGTCTCCCTGGTCCGCCGCGCGCTGGAGGAGCCCGCCCGGCAGCTGGCGGCCAACGCCGGCGCGGAGGGCAGCCTGATTGTGGAGCGGCTGAAGCACGAGACCGGGCGGATCGGCTACGAGGTCCTCAAGGGCGAGTTCACCGACCTGGTCAAGGCCGGCGTGGTCGACCCCACCAAGGTGGTCCGCCTGGCCCTGCAGAACGCGGCCAGCGTCGCCGGGCTGCTGCTGACCACGGAGGCGCTGGTGGTAGAGAAGCGGGAGAAGAAGAAGGCCGCCCCGCCCACACCCGGTGCGGGCGGCATGGAGGAGGAGTTCTAACCCCCACCCCCCACTCCCCCGGGGGGCGGGCCAGTACGGCCCGCCCCCTGACTTTTGTGGTCGCGGGATTGCCCTGGCTGCGCAAGGCCCACGGCGGCGGTCACGGGCAGGCTCGTTCCGGCCTCCCGCGGCCATGGCCCGGTCCCTCCGCCACGTGATAGAATGAGCCGGACGCGGTGGCCGTAGCTCAGCTTGGAAGAGCGCCTGGCTGTGGCCCAGGAGGTCGCGGGTTCAAGTCCCGTCGGTCACCCCAGTGAACCACCGACGGGGCGTGGCACACGGGCTGCGCCTTTCGCATTCTTCTTCAGGACATGCCTTCCCCGGAGGCAGGTTTCCGATGGACCAGCGAGGGGCCATCGTCAACACCCTGGCCGGGCAGGACGGCTTCCTGCCGGAGAGCACAGATAGGGCCTTCACTTCCGAGGCGGACGCGGTGATCACCGCCACGGGGTTCACCGCACCCATGGGCGATCTGGTGGACCTGGGCCTGCGCAGGTACGGTCCGGGGAGTCCCTCCGGAGGGGTGTCCGGTTTCTGGCACTAGCTGCCCCATGCCTCGCATCCTGCTCATCCGCCACGGGCAGACGGAGTGGAACCGGCGCGGAATCTTCCGCGGGCGGGTGGACATCCCCCTCAGCCCCACCGGGATCAGGCAGATGGAGGCCCTGGCGGCACGCGTGGCCGCAGAACGTCCGGCGCGCGTCTACACCAGCCCGCTGCAGAGGGCTCTCACCAGCGCGCGGATCCTCTGCCCGCCGGATGCGCATCCACCTCGGGTAGTGGAGGACCTGACGGACATGAGTTACGGCGAGTGGGAGGGCAAGCCCGAGGAAACGGTTCGCGCCCAGTACCCGGATCTCTACGCCCGCTGGCTGGCCGAGCCCCACCGGGTCCGTCCGCCAGGAGGAGAGTCGCTGGCGGAGGTGCAGCAGCGAGTCGCCGCCGCGCTGCGGGAGATCGCCCGGTCCCTCCCGGCGGCCACCGTGGCCGTCGTGGCGCACCGGGTGGTGAACAAGCTGCTGCTCTGCGCCGCGCTGGGGATTGGAGCGGAAGGTTTCTGGCGCATCCGGCAGGATACCGGGTGCCTCAATGTGCTCGAGGGGGAAGTAGACCGCCTGGCGGTGGTCCTGCTCAACGACACCTGCCACCTTCAGGGCCTGGAAGGAGACGCGGCAGACTTCTAGCCACCCACTAGCGCCCGCAGCCGGGCCAGGGACTGCGCCAGGATTCGGGATACGTGCTTCTGGGAGATCCCGATGCGTCGGGCCGCCTCCCCCTGGGTCAGACCACCGAAGAAGAGGTAGTAGATCACGCGCCGCTGCAGCAGACTGAGGCGCTCCAGGGC
Proteins encoded in this window:
- a CDS encoding histidine phosphatase family protein; this translates as MPRILLIRHGQTEWNRRGIFRGRVDIPLSPTGIRQMEALAARVAAERPARVYTSPLQRALTSARILCPPDAHPPRVVEDLTDMSYGEWEGKPEETVRAQYPDLYARWLAEPHRVRPPGGESLAEVQQRVAAALREIARSLPAATVAVVAHRVVNKLLLCAALGIGAEGFWRIRQDTGCLNVLEGEVDRLAVVLLNDTCHLQGLEGDAADF
- the groL gene encoding chaperonin GroEL (60 kDa chaperone family; promotes refolding of misfolded polypeptides especially under stressful conditions; forms two stacked rings of heptamers to form a barrel-shaped 14mer; ends can be capped by GroES; misfolded proteins enter the barrel where they are refolded when GroES binds) translates to MPAKLLLYDENARRALERGVEKVASAVRVTLGPKGRNVVLEKKWGSPTITKDGVTVAKEIELEDPYENMGAQLVKEVASKTNDAAGDGTTTATVLAWAMVREGLKNVAAGANPMLLKRGIDKAVDRVVEHLKSSSIQVEGHEDIAHVAGIAANDPEIGEIIADAMDKVGKDGVITIEEGKGIETTVEVVEGMQFDRGYISPYFITDPDKMEAVLEEPFILLTDKKISSARDIVPIMEKVIRHGKPLVVIAEDVEGEALATLVVNKLRGVLHSLAVKAPGYGDRRKAMLQDMAVLTGGKVISDDIGIKLENVEMDMLGRADRVKADKEDTTIIGGKGDRKDIQGRIAQIKKEIEETTSDYDREKLQERLAKLAGGVAEIKVGAATETEMKEKKHRFEDALNATKAAVEEGIVPGGGVSYVRALDALAKVEAPGDEAIGVSLVRRALEEPARQLAANAGAEGSLIVERLKHETGRIGYEVLKGEFTDLVKAGVVDPTKVVRLALQNAASVAGLLLTTEALVVEKREKKKAAPPTPGAGGMEEEF